From a single Aquipuribacter hungaricus genomic region:
- a CDS encoding phosphatidate cytidylyltransferase, which translates to MVAAPGSVPPSTSLARTGRRLKDRRAGRNLPAAVAVGSGLGALVAVSLFVRKEAFVVLAAAAIVLAVWELSNAFRARRIRIPVVPVVVGAVGMLASAFVGGAEALLVTFALTAFAVLMWRVLDGPNPVRDVTAGVFTAAYVPFLAGFAVLLLAQPDGASRVLAFLLVGIGSDIGGYAFGVVWGKHPLAPSVSPKKSWEGLVGSAVFAVALGIAGVTLALDGPWWAGLVLGLAIVLTATVGDLSESLLKRDLGIKDMGSLLPGHGGIMDRLDSLLPAAPVAYVLLTALVPVAA; encoded by the coding sequence GTGGTCGCCGCCCCCGGGTCGGTGCCACCGTCCACCTCGCTGGCCCGGACCGGCCGGCGGCTCAAGGACCGGCGCGCGGGCCGCAACCTCCCGGCGGCCGTCGCCGTCGGCAGCGGCCTCGGGGCCCTCGTGGCGGTGTCGCTGTTCGTCCGCAAGGAGGCCTTCGTCGTCCTCGCCGCCGCGGCGATCGTCCTGGCGGTCTGGGAGCTGTCCAACGCCTTCCGCGCCCGCCGGATCCGTATCCCCGTGGTGCCCGTGGTCGTCGGTGCGGTCGGCATGCTCGCCTCGGCCTTCGTCGGCGGCGCCGAGGCCCTGCTCGTCACCTTCGCCCTCACCGCCTTCGCGGTGCTCATGTGGCGGGTGCTCGACGGGCCCAACCCCGTCCGCGACGTCACCGCGGGGGTGTTCACGGCCGCGTACGTGCCGTTCCTCGCCGGCTTCGCGGTGCTCCTGCTCGCCCAGCCGGACGGCGCCTCCCGGGTGCTGGCGTTCCTGCTCGTCGGCATCGGCAGCGACATCGGCGGCTACGCCTTCGGCGTGGTCTGGGGCAAGCACCCGCTCGCGCCCTCGGTGAGCCCCAAGAAGTCCTGGGAGGGCCTGGTCGGCTCCGCGGTCTTCGCCGTCGCGCTCGGCATCGCCGGGGTGACGTTGGCCCTCGACGGCCCCTGGTGGGCGGGCCTCGTGCTCGGCCTCGCCATCGTCCTCACCGCGACCGTCGGCGACCTGTCGGAGTCCCTGCTCAAGCGGGACCTGGGGATCAAGGACATGGGCAGCCTGCTGCCGGGACACGGCGGGATCATGGACCGGCTGGACTCGCTGCTGCCGGCGGCGCCGGTCGCCTACGTCCTGCTCACGGCCCTGGTCCCCGTGGCCGCGTGA
- the frr gene encoding ribosome recycling factor gives MIDEAMFEAEEKMSKAIDVVKEDFSGIRTGRANPGMFTKVVVEYYGAPTPLQQLASFQIPEARTVLVTPYDKSSLGAIERALRDSDLGVNPNNDGNTIRLNLPQLTEERRRDYIKLARGKAEDGRVSVRNIRRRAKEELDRIVKDGEAGEDEVGRAEKELEALTRRHVDEIDELLRGKEAELLAV, from the coding sequence GTGATCGACGAGGCGATGTTCGAGGCCGAGGAGAAGATGTCGAAGGCCATCGACGTGGTCAAGGAGGACTTCTCGGGCATCCGCACCGGGCGGGCCAACCCCGGCATGTTCACCAAGGTCGTCGTGGAGTACTACGGGGCCCCGACGCCGCTGCAGCAGCTGGCGTCGTTCCAGATCCCCGAGGCGCGCACCGTCCTGGTCACGCCGTACGACAAGTCGTCGCTCGGCGCCATCGAGCGGGCGCTGCGCGACAGCGACCTGGGCGTGAACCCGAACAACGACGGCAACACCATCCGGCTCAACCTCCCGCAGCTCACCGAGGAGCGCCGCCGCGACTACATCAAGCTCGCGCGCGGCAAGGCCGAGGACGGGCGCGTGTCGGTGCGGAACATCCGCCGCCGCGCCAAGGAGGAGCTGGACCGCATCGTCAAGGACGGCGAGGCGGGCGAGGACGAGGTCGGCCGCGCGGAGAAGGAGCTGGAGGCGCTGACCCGGCGCCACGTCGACGAGATCGACGAGCTGCTGCGCGGCAAGGAAGCCGAGCTCCTGGCGGTCTGA